The Denticeps clupeoides chromosome 5, fDenClu1.1, whole genome shotgun sequence genome includes a region encoding these proteins:
- the klf10 gene encoding Kruppel-like factor 10 translates to MLPGWRWDGPTLSGRWQVTVFTNKRTSGFCPWAGNMDTSPNSCSDGEGIMMEVHHGNRGSSRRLKALGEMEAVEVLMSMNTNWRKRPFQHGDLRPLTPSSDASGEDPLLPGPADCHESPTALQCMTPPCSPLNLELSHAGPDTPEVPVQTGPRWSPATSPPRFQTTSVIRHTSDSLPYVCLHDPSTLDGGGDTTLILQHRAVRPKLTPAECSPENVLSPYLTPPGIHSSPVSDCKAPVAVTLSATAIVHEGTAPGLGSPVPVPFQIVPVAAAKNPLVALAPTACKTPLVLMGQQIPKGSIMFLVPTTPAVPKQPVKLTPGGAKLANIAPAPGHISTQRRISTQAGTPRVRSHVCRHPSCGKTYFKSSHLKAHTRTHTGEKPFRCSWEGCERRFARSDELSRHRRTHTGEKRFACPVCHSRFMRSDHLAKHARRHFNVKKTPGWQLEVGRIGHIAAVCHSLQPLT, encoded by the exons ATGTTGCCTGGATGGAGATGGGACGGGCCGACACTCAGCGGACGCTGGCAGGTTACGGTTTTCACGAACAAACGCACTTCTGGTTTCTGTCCATGGGCAGGAAATATGGACACGAGCCCCAACTCATGTAGTGAC GGTGAAGGTATAATGATGGAAGTGCATCATGGCAATCGTGGATCATCAAGACGTCTGAAAGCATTGGGAGAAATGGAAGCTGTGGAGGTCCTTATGTCTATGAACACTAACTGGAGGAAGAGACCTTTCCAGCATGGTGATCTTAGACCTCTGACTCCCTCCTCTGATGCATCTGGTGAAGATCCCCTCCTTCCTGGCCCTGCAGATTGTCATGAGTCACCTACT GCACTGCAGTGCATGACTCCACCGTGCAGTCCTCTGAACCTTGAGCTTTCACATGCTGGCCCAGATACCCCAGAAGTACCAGTTCAAACTGGCCCACGGTGGAGCCCAGCCACCTCGCCACCCAGGTTCCAAACCACCAGTGTGATAAGACACACTTCAGACTCTCTGCCGTACGTGTGCCTGCACGATCCGTCCACACTGGATGGCGGAGGTGACACAACTCTGATCCTCCAACACAGAGCAGTGAGGCCAAAACTGACTCCGGCAGAATGCTCACCTGAAAATGTCTTAAGCCCATATTTGACACCTCCAGGGATCCACAGTTCTCCTGTGTCTGACTGTAAGGCCCCAGTGGCTGTGACCTTGTCTGCAACAGCAATAGTACATGAAGGGACAGCTCCTGGGTTAGGTTCACCAGTGCCAGTTCCCTTCCAGATAGTTCCAGTAGCTGCTGCTAAAAACCCACTGGTTGCTCTAGCACCTACCGCCTGTAAGACACCTCTGGTCCTCATGGGTCAACAGATTCCCAAGGGCTCTATCATGTTCCTTGTCCCAACCACGCCTGCAGTCCCCAAACAACCAGTGAAGCTGACCCCAGGGGGGGCTAAGCTGGCCAACATTGCTCCAGCTCCAGGCCACATAAGCACGCAGAGGAGGATCAGCACTCAGGCTGGCACACCTCGGGTGCGGAGCCACGTCTGCCGCCATCCCAGCTGTGGGAAAACGTATTTCAAGAGTTCTCACCTCAAAGCCCACACGAGGACTCATACAG GTGAAAAGCCATTCAGATGTAGCTGGGAAGGGTGTGAGAGACGCTTTGCCCGCTCGGACGAACTGTCTCGccacaggcgcacacacaccgGTGAAAAGCGCTTTGCCTGTCCCGTGTGCCACAGTCGCTTCATGCGGAGCGACCACCTCGCCAAGCACGCCCGACGCCACTTCAACGTCAAGAAGACCCCAGGCTGGCAGTTAGAAGTGGGCCGGATTGGCCACATTGCAGCTGTGTGTCACAGTCTGCAGCCGCTGACCTGA